The DNA sequence aattattttattttatatttttaatcattactaaaataattaaataagtttaatattatatgtattaaattataaatataaaatgaaataaaataagtttaCGTTGTGATGTCCTTAACATTATGGAGAGATTAAATAAGGTAAAATAGAAGCACAGAACACGATGAGCGCATGTTAGAAAATGGTAGGTGTCGTGGGTGTAGGGCAGGAGACGACACAGTGTGTGTTGGTAAATTGCGCATACGCTTTGCAGTGTTCTCTGCTCTTTCTATTGTTATTATGCCTGAAAATGAAATAATAGTAGTAACTAGTAATATTGTTCATGTTCATGCTTCATGGGTTGCATGTCATGTATATTGTTTCTCATTTGGATTCTTGCTCACATCTTCACCATCATGTCAGAGTTTATCCCATTATATTATACAACCATTCTTCCTATCCACTTTTTATTCAACGTTGCTATCATTTTTCTGAGAGTTTTTAAACAGCGGAGTGTTAGAAAAGTAGCAAGTtttgtaatttataattattaattagttattattaatatttttaatggtataaaattactcatttttttattagttaagtattaaataaattttaattaaagtaCTGATCATTTAGACTTTctcttttaaatatatattaaattatatgagtttaattttaatatactcataattttaaatattttatacatttcATCACATTTGTTTTTTGGTTGAATATTTATatagttattataaaaaataattatttttagaaatataatattatatgattagatatacatataaaattatttttatattattttatattgatttatggttaaaattaaattctaaagtaTATTAATAACCCTTTCTTTGTCAACTTAGTTAAGTATATACTTCTAAAgcattattgtatttatttttattgaattactTATTGAGTATGTTTTTGTTCAACAAAAATGGGATTATcccttatttagttatttaccatAAGCAAAGACAtacatataaattttattgatgattgcatatttatgaattttggtcAGGAATTGGAGGAGATTGAACAAGGGAAAACTCACCAAGGGGTACCTACTACCGGTTGGACAAGGAGGCTTCTATATGGTCCGGGGTCATCGCCGCCACGGTGCACCTCCAAGTGCGGCAAGTGCACACCGTGCAAGCCGGTTCATGTGCCAGTGCCGCCAGGGACTCCGGTGACCGCCGAGTACTACCCAGAGGCATGGAGGTGCAAGTGTGGCAATAAGTTATATATGCCatgatgaaaattgaaaatatatatagatatttaattttgtctatgtattatttttgttcaaTCTAAATATATATAGTCCAATTTAGTGACTATATATAAGACACCCCACACATCTTTGATTATTAGTAATTCAAAACCTTAGTTTAATTTATGATGGATATTAttggatattaaaaaaaaaaagttacacaACTTGATGATTTGATGTGAAATACACATATCTCCCACATTGTCATGAGGAGTGAAAAACATTATGTTGGTACATTTGGCTATATGATGCTTGGACTTTTTCACCTTGCTTGTCTCTTCCAACCATTTCTATTGAATTGTTAAATTTGCATcggaatttaatttaaaaaaaaaaagtaaaaagaaaaacataaaaaaatagaaagaaaagaatagGCCCATTTGCGGTGTCAGTTGAATTTTTGTTATGTGGTGTGAATGTGTTGCCGGGTCTCTACTTTCTttaattttagtgttttttagtttttagttttgttCTTCTTTTGGCCTCATTTGCATAATTTCTTTCAATTATGACACATTTGGTGCATATCACTTGAAAATGATCAGAGactaaacaataaaaacaaaacacaaataGGGAATGGGAGAATCAATCAATCATGTTAGAAAAGGTTCTACTAGCTTAGCTTGAATATAAAGCAAAACTCCACGTACGtgcacttcttttaatttttccaaAGACATGATATGTTACCCAATGTTATTGACACGATTTATACGATAGAGAAAACCACATTTCTAAATGTTTGGTTGCGGGTCAAAATTCgacaaaaatttcaaaatggAAAAAcctataaataaaaattgaatttattttttacctTATATTAGAGAAAATTTTACATTTAAAACATATTTATGGACTTGTTTACACTAAACATATTTatacatgaatttttttttgtttcttttatatatatgtcaTAAAATCATGTCATTTTTTTTGTTCACCAAAATTcgaattctaaattttttgagTATAAAATTCTGATAGCATATTATGatacaactttttaaaaaaatttaagctaATAGAAAAAGGAAATATCTAGCATGCATGTTATTATTTCATATCAGTTTAAacggttaaaattttttttatgataatataAAGGTTATTgatggaaatttttttttatttatccaaacggtatcccccaacctgacaggttaaggactaatccgtcgcggatctgagctccatttaaaggtCTGTCGTTGGCCAATGAATTGCTGTATGCACAAGGTGGGGTTCGAattcccgacacttgcttaaacgGACGAGTGAATTGACCACTTGACCAACCTAAGTTGGTTTATTGATGGAATTTTTTACCATAATAGTTTAATCTCAATCAAAATATCTATctctaaaagaataaataaaaaagcaGCAGCAAGaataacaaaatagaaaaaaaaaaaaaaagaatgaaataaaCAGCAATGAAGAGGAGCTTCtgtcaaaagaagaagaagcagcagcgtGAAATTTATGTGCACGTGAATTTGTGTGTAGCTTTTGTTGGACTAATCAATAATTAAGCCAATTTAATTGAATTTGACTATCAAAACACTTTATGCATGTAACATGACCAAATATTTGATATATGTAAACCTTTCACATTATTATTGGACCAAAAGTAAACTATTATTCTGAATAGGGAATTACATGATGGAACCAGTTGGTTAATTATTTGATATATCTATGTAAACCACCATTTTTAAATGTTTGTAAAGAACTAGTAGTGTATCAAAATTTGGGTATGTTTTGCTGATTCATAACGCCACACACATGCATTTCAAAAAAGCAAGTATAGATTCAGGAAGTTTGATGTACATTATTTGTAAGTTGGAAATTATTCAAATgtagtcaacttcacgtgaagttgataattgagagtcattagatgaaattttagtcaaatcaatcaaattatttaacgttTTCGgtctctcaactatcaacttcataccTGAAAAATCTCAACTATCTTTTacgttataatattttttatctaagtTTTTTATGATTAAGACgtaattcttattatatatacataatataaaaaaacaaagatCTACACTcctatctaatattttttacgaCTAACGAATCTTTTATGTATTATCTATACAAAATTCAaagatttggtaaaaaaaaagctTTTTCTttgagaataataataaaaaaaattaatcgaaACATAAAAATGTGATTGAATTGGTCTTGGGTACTCTTCGAGACAgagtgaaagaagaaaaggaagagattCTCGAACGAAGAAAAGAATCCaataatttgaaaagaattgaatcGTCTCTgttcataattttaataaaaatcgatatattttgttaaaaaatgtgGATTATGATAAAAAAATCTAGCTTACTAGATAAAAGGTATGTTGTTGAGTATgaacattcatacatgtgttaTGTGTACATTTCCGCAAATCAGATGATACGGTAAACTAGAGTTTCTATATAAATCAAGAACCaaacatgcttttttgtgaaatagACTTTATATCATTTAAGTTTAACAGACGATATTTTGAAAGGAAAGACCAATTAATGATTCTAAAAGTAACAGAAATGAAATGTCGATATCAGAGCATTAGATTGGTCTTTGGTCAAGATTATTACACAAAGTGAGGCCCACGGTCAACCTTAGGGAAAAAGCCTATGCCTCAATTATGGAACTGAAGAGCTCATAAATTCATAGCACATATATAACAACAGacatgaataattttattttcttgttaaatGTTTATAATGTGGTATGAAAGTATTTGGTAAAATTAGTTTTCTGATGCATGCTCAAATCAGGATATATCACATCACACCCTTATTATTCTACAGTTTTGACTTTCATCTAAGTACAATCTTCGTTTCCTGCCTGCTACAGGTGTTTAAAAGGACAATCAACTTTTCAAGGATTTCACTCTTTCAAATgttttagtcattttaattaCTAATCTTAATTAACTATATATATTGGTTATGTACCTTATGGGTAAATCAGCTACACTCAAAATGAACTCGATTAAACTCAACTTTAATAGGGTCGCGCAGAAACCTGAATCAACTCGGTTACTTGATtagatttatattaattttaaataaaataaaatatacaagtacaactatattttttttaacctaAATTATGATATTTAAAGTATAATTTAATGACGTATTGCTTTTTTTCTTTACTATCATCACATATTattgacattttttttattttgttcaattttttctaaatttcatttttaaacatATACTTGATTAGTCAAACAGatccaattcaaatttaaatagatCAGACTAATTATTTTGGATCCACTTGCAAAAAAACCTTTAGATCCAAATAAATTCGTCCGGGACGTAATCCAGAAcgtgaagaataaaaaaaatattttgagttttctatgttttccttgtttgtgctagattttgaaaaacttttaggATTTTATCTATTTTACATCTTTAATTGGTAACTATCAAAATCAAACatagaaaattcaaaagaaaaaaaatactaactcaCGGGCGGAAACGGAAAGAGAGGGATTCGAACCCTCGGTACAAAAATTCGTACAACGGATTAGCAATCCGACGCTTTAGTCCACTCAGCCATCTCTCCCCAATtaagatatctatatatattgtttatgttAGATTGCATAACCAAACAAAGTAGGGGTTGAAAAAAGACTTTTTTGTTTAGATCTTATatattctttttctatttataatggATTGGATTTCTATTCAGTATTATAACGAACATTATAGATATAGAACCTTCCAGATAAGATACATATACTTTTCTATAGTATATCATTATTATTTCTATAGTATATCATTATTATTagatttttcatattaaaatttaaacGATTTGGTTCTATGAAGTTTCACTGTTTCCTAAGATTGACTTTGGCCTTTTCCTGCGCAGCTTAGGTGGAGGGCGAAGAAGGCCTCCTTCCGGAGGACCCGAATCATCAGTGAGATACCACTCTGGAAGAACTAGAATTCTAACCTTGTGCCAGGACCTACAGGCCAAGGGACAGTCTCAGATAGACAGTTTCTATGGGGCGTAGGCCTCCCAAAAAGTAACGGAAGCGTGCAAAAATTTTCGAGGGTCAATCTCATTTTTTCTTAAACCAAGATTAACTTGACCTGTGAacacatctaaaaaataacaTGTAATTATTTTAGGTAAAATAAATAGTGTGATAGTTGTTTGTCTCCTTGCATTCCTTCCACAAATACTTTTGAAATAGCAATTGATTTTAgtgattaaaaaaaagaaaacttttgGTCCTAAATTAATTGCTTAAAAAAAATAGTGATCAATTTAGTAACCAAAATGAATGTTAGATTTTGTGTAAATTTTATGTTACCAAATTAGTCATTAAACTAaatataaagttaataattaatttagtgaccAACAAAATATTATGCTATGAAAATTGTTGTTCGCTAAAATTGTCGCTAATTTTATCTTTAACGACAGATttagtaattaatataaaattatgctATGAAAATTAATGGTCATTAAATTAGACactgataaaaaatattaaactagCAACCAACAAAAAAATCAGGTTAAGAAGGTTGAAATTTGAGAAATTAAATGAGAAACAATTTTTTGATGTATTATCCGACCCTAATAATTTTGTATCCTTAATATAATATAGTGGAAATTAAACTCCGATCCACCATGACTTTGTAATGGAGACTGAATATGTAGATTTCAATGTATTTTGAGACTAAATTAAGATATATGATTGTATTGCATTTCTATCTTTCGTTTGTTTTGCTTTTGCATGTGATGAGATAAAACATACAAAATTTTCTACATAATTCGTTTATAGCACTAACGATAAAAAGGATAAAATTACTAAGtgtttttttgttcaatttttctTCGCAAGATTTAGGAAACCATCATGTTAAATTACGAttgtatttaaatattaaattttaatagtaatATATATGAAATTAATCTAAACTTTGTTAGTGGCAACCAATTCAATCACCAAGTAGAAGTAGGACTATTAAATGGATCAATTTGACCTATTTAAATTCGGCCCGTTTAAGTTTGTGAGATATATGGATTGGCtcgtttaaatttattttattcatcataaatcataaatttttattctgaaCCATTTATAGTTAGTTTGATGGGTTAAACGGActgatttatttatctttttattttacttcttaaaaaatattataatagaaaaaatcacttttaggtaaaaaaaaaaatcttaaataaatagtatttttttttagttgatgggtcggatttttgaatttgatcgaaaaaaaaaagtgttattttttttttataaaaaatgtgaaaaaaaatggaCTGCGTGTTTAGCTTGCGAGCTAGCTCGTTTAAcccatcattttttttttgttaatcggGCTTAACTCGTTTAGTCCAAATTTTAAATAGACTTAATTTTAGAGGTAAAATATGTCCATTTAAACGGGTAAACATGCTGGTCCGTCCGATGAATTTATTCCATTTTAATAGTCCTAAACAAAAAAAGTAACAGACTTAGAAATTGCAGATttaaatttctatatttttaataaaaaaaataaaaaaacaaaagaagtaACCGACTTAGCAATTGATTTTCGAATTTCTAGCTCAGGTATTAGTTAGTAATCGAAAATATATTAGCCAAATTAGCAAATCAATAATAGTTGCTATCAGAGTCTAAAACCTTTGATTGGTTATTATTTGGCAACTAATTACTGACCTAATTAACGGTAGTAATTTAGCAACCGTAATAATGTTGGCAATTTAGTAGTGAATATTAACGATCGATTTAACGATAAATGAAGTTTGTCGTTAATTTAGTAATTCTAACttgaaaatcaattgaaaaatgggtcgttatttcaataatttttttgtagttGTCCGAATAAATCATAGCGTGTAATCTTTGACAAAAGATGTTAAATGCTTtattagtaaaaagaaaaaagaaatcttaaaacccttcatatttttactttttaagtgaatttttcttttataaatagaAGATATTCTTTAGGCAATAATGAATGACATTGCATATATATACTTagctaaattaaattaatattcgatTCAACCAAGTGGAACCCGCCGTTCAACCATAGATAGCTACAGATAACGCATCAATTATTTGTGGCTACCGGATAGTTGATAATTTACATATACCAGCTAATATAAGGATCTTCGTTTTATTATTCATGGTAATCAAGGATATAAAGTATTTGGTGATATTATTTTTGTGATGCTCAAATTAGGACACACGTCACTTCAATTCCTTCTTCATGAGGGACTTGCATCTAACTACAAAGTTAGTTGGTTTCCTTCTGTTTGTGTTGAAACGACATgcaaataaaagcaaataaattaTAGCTGTTATCTTCAAATTATTTGTAGAGATCTTAGAAAGGTCCTTTGAATATATAGCTAGATTCATCATCATGCGAATATATATCATTATAATAACGATTATGTTAGAcgtaatcaaaattaattatcagcatgtataaaatatacataaaaatatatcatacatatttaaaataaattaaattatatatatatatatatatatatatatatatatatatatatatagactaattttaatatatataaatagtagttgtattataataaattatgaatattttattaaaaacgaGCCAAATTATAGATACAGTATATGTATACGACTAAAGTCTTTCAcacaattttttttctaagaGACGTAAatgttagttaaaaataaaaaaatttaaaaaattatcatttctactcataaaaattcataaaattgataaaattatctattaaaaaattaacattttacCCATTCATAAATACTCCAAACATTAAATTTTGAgttgatttaattaaaaaataatctaaatttaCTAAATTATCCCCATCTTTTTCATTATAACTATCATTATCCATCTCTTTTCTCTCATCTTCACCTCCTAACCCATAACTAATACTCACTACAAATCCCAACCCTCCACCCACCGCCTCTTACACTTGCGGCCATCACCACCACCCTCTTACTATCGCTGGATCTTGCTTTGGCCCAACTTTCATGAGCAAACAATACCAGCCGTATATggagtatttaaaaaataaatatattatcaataattagtataaaattagtatttttattcgtAATAACATTACAGAAATATAAATCTTTTGAAATTATCTTgactttattttgatattataaattatgataaaaaaaaaatttatagaatcaaattatttttacgAAAAAATCGTAGGAGACAAAGGTCTCTGTCGGTTAAAAAGACCAAAGTCtccgtaaataaaaaattaaataataaattttttagttattatttttatataaaagagtgtaattttttataataattaattttaagattcATTATCTAAAACTTGAAAGAATTTAATATGTATGCTTTTACATTTTGATTAGGTATTAAGTCTGTTGtacaagtaaaaataattaatttttatacttattatttaaaaataatatatttttttctatatatataaaaatatagttagatattagtattaaaaaatttacattgatagttataaaattaactaaaaattaattcttttaaaataattgaatcatgattctaattattaatcacaacattagtattctttctaaattatatgtaataaatatttgaaagaagagaagtaaaaatatatattaaaaagataagtgataaaaatttaaaataataataataataataattttgtgaataatatttttgtagaaTAGAAAGATAAAGAGAGATaaaaaatgagagagaaaagaaagagaaagatagaaaaaagaaggagagatagaatttgttaagtttagagaaaaaattttattttaattgtaatgaaagACTATCTCATGACATATTTTAGTTTATTAAATTAgtagtataaaatataaattataaattataaattatataaagtgaAAAAGGTAGAGATAAATAGAGAAGGAAATAAATATAGATAAGAGGATGGAAGaatagaatttattaattttggagaaaaatatttcATGTCAATTTTAGTGAAAAGTGTAATGTGatacattatattttatttgtcaaattaataatataatataactatatctcaatgttaattttaattgtaattagagaatgtcatattgtatatttaaattataaaatttataattagtcattgataataatatataagagatAGAGATAGAATGAgtgaaggaatgagagagatagagaaagaatcaatgggagagaagaggagaagagaacttcttaattttagagagaaagatttgatttcaatttcaataaaaaaGTGGCATGTAATTGTTttatcgatttttagcaaatcgaaagTGGTTCTGTAACACCCTagctaactaccaaagctcacgcttccggctgcgcgactctgatagctcggacattacgacgacacttatactatttaatactaaaatatgagcctgtttaaaactttaaatcgcAATACCGCCCCcaaaatactttcatccgataacatacatccatagataccatacaacttacaaaactcataaagagtacatccatatatatatatatatatatattacaagcattacccaatacaattcctatccctcttacagaatatatcaagataaaggcgagggtacaataaaccataactaaaacaatacagagcgtctcaacaacaactaaataaactcttcgtaacttctgcgcccatatcctgaaaggggaaaaatatagggggggtgagaacatcatcctcgaaagggttctaagtagagggtttttgggaattactgtaatatgatacgtgaagataaaccgtaccagtgattaaaaACTGACTTATGCCTCTTTTAAAAaataacggtttacaataaaagtaaagtctgaaaatcttttctgaaagaagaaccgttcaattgtcaaaaactcaaaagcctttcaaaacggtttatctatgctggaacaaaatagcctttcatattttattccaaactagaaacacaaaaccaaaatcaattatcggttcatctcattccaatcacggccctaggcccaaacaatccaaccatcaaccaatcaccacagtccaacagagtcccagtaa is a window from the Arachis hypogaea cultivar Tifrunner chromosome 17, arahy.Tifrunner.gnm2.J5K5, whole genome shotgun sequence genome containing:
- the LOC112766288 gene encoding EPIDERMAL PATTERNING FACTOR-like protein 5, with product MERKKNKTQICCFFFILSIISTMFIFTSANGSTTTSTTTITCRDRSRCPMLAKGDSDFQELEEIEQGKTHQGVPTTGWTRRLLYGPGSSPPRCTSKCGKCTPCKPVHVPVPPGTPVTAEYYPEAWRCKCGNKLYMP